A genomic window from Cotesia glomerata isolate CgM1 linkage group LG7, MPM_Cglom_v2.3, whole genome shotgun sequence includes:
- the LOC123268485 gene encoding probable serine/threonine-protein kinase DDB_G0288147 isoform X1 gives MSDLIDELINSIDTSSDYDSSSSLSSLLSYSSNEYNYCYNNRLRKKTSRRRTYIIGTSIRVRNKQSQSDAYRTAFQAFLDRRRNPADPGFINNTSEKGHTNNTSILWKKNYENTAKNIDESEFSSDLVTICEIPYASPSEIFEIGWVAGTEDRNIEVLYAEWHNIKVSLRRHLNGECKNAIKADIKILSEIRHPNIVLLMGTTHTVNHNIAAVCEPIDCTLHHYLHEQFQQISIQEIVKNIEQLAAALKYVHMRGYVHSAINSHFVFLTSNRVIKLGGWELAVDINKITVDARKYEDCLRAEIFRWQAPELFNRQKPTTATDVYGLALLVWEMATMTEPWADLNKEELEHQYLQLKRGIMTRNNHFPPQLQNLLESGLQLDVNKRTLDMMKMSRYLQRLEMQYENQKPLYVDQSLVNTNTINDFSYLSESSIITSNTSPNILRSISISSYNPQQVIVNLKTPNLQKISVNQLKSPEIEQKNSEQKTPAVIPQKIPIVHQRTPLIQQKTPLTKQKTPLTKQNIPLTKNNTPLTHQKTPVIKEKNLTSVQQKTPVHKNFSVQQTTPMSKKKVESRKLFENNENRNDNVQDESFNSSSTQSIDCNDNSEVVFTGEFQRSPVLPRKPTYKVNIDNSIPKETIEEPRLDRARLKQVLANRRNSFFTTNISQINNNPFQRYQATKAQIINQGASKDYEPYKPASHKTSIEPKINSSTEHSILSKVTPRKTPRSPYSYVPPPIRNAVIQPQVLNNNSQSFFESSLWSKERSLCASRTQFYDSLEENKNSSPSSNKTFTVKNSPEIIMSNKNGNRKLIVNKGGTDVTLTTRPRCGSLQVLKDTLDRVTDLVKSSTHINNSSSQSLTSPENFKDFEKYDEAHDALHSPESVFEELYKLNDNVDEEIRPIERSVSAGTFTMEIEKFYSNSDEDLKCQKNQQVAESSEQRPSPTLVEVQTALQCGIPIRTCHEYVGFTRHEKKIESGRLKINDSNSDNLKEKNFKSGNDDKDNFELFGDHLQKNNEYMSYSEITLSRRRSLPPALCQLRNNGSNTRTESPLAKEINKKIDIADGAVEDFYIDDEFTENILAPNMLLSYRNSTTDNGISGENFQIDQTEII, from the exons atgtctgATTTAATTGACGAGCTGATAAATTCAATTGACACTTCATCAGATTATGATTCATCTTCATCTTTATCTTCTTTGCTGTCATATTCTTCCaatgaatataattattgttataacaatcgtttgagaaaaaaaacttcacGCCGTCGGACTTATATTATTGGAACGTCGATCCGCGTTAGAAATAAACAGAGTCagag TGATGCCTACCGTACAGCATTCCAAGCATTTTTGGACCGCCGTCGCAATCCAGCGGATCCAGGATTCATCAACAACACCTCAGAAAAAGGACATACAAATAACACATCAATTTTGTGgaaaaaaaactacgaaaacACAGCCAAGAATATTGATGAGAGTGAATTTTCATCGGACTTGGTGACTATCTGTGAAATTCCATACGCATCTCCGTCAGAAATATTTGAAATAGGCTGGGTAGCTGGTACCGAGGACCGCAATATTGAAGTGTTATACGCAGAGTGgcataatataaaagtctcaTTACGCAGACATCTCAATGGTGAGTGTAAGAATGCTATAAAAGctgatataaaaattctcaGTGAAATACGGCATCCAAATATTGTGCTACTGATGGGTACAACGCACACTGTCAATCACAATATCGCTGCTGTTTGTGAACCGATTGATTGTACACTCCACCATTATCTCCACGAGCAGTTTCAACAGATTTCTATCCAAGAGATCGTTAAAAACATAGAACAGCTCGCCGCAGCTTTGAAATACGTCCACATGCGAGGATACGTTCATTCTGCTATTAATTCACACTTTGTCTTCCTGACATCGAATAGAGTTATCAAGCTCGGTGGCTGGGAGCTTGCTGTAGATATTAATAAA ATTACTGTCGATGCACGCAAGTATGAAGATTGCTTGAGAGCTGAGATATTTAGATGGCAAGCACCAGAACTTTTTAACCGTCAGAAACCCACCACGGCTACTGATGTTTATGGACTGGCGCTACTTGTCTGGGAAATGGCTACGATGACTGAACCTTGGGCGgatttaaataaagaagagCTTGAACATCAGTATCTTCAATTAAAGCGAGGTATAATGACTCGTAATAATCACTTTCCTCCTCAGCTTCAAAATTTACTGGAATCTGGATTGCAATTGGACGTAAACAAAAGGACACTTGATATGATGAAGATGAGCCGGTATTTGCAGAGACTTGAGATGCAGTATGAAAATCAAAAGCCGCTTTATGTTGATCAGTCTTTGGTTAATACCAATACAATTAATGATTTCAGTTATTTGTCTGAATCTTCAATAATTACTTCCAATACGTCACCAAATATTCTTCGGTCGATATCAATTTCTTCGTATAATCCGCAACAAGTAATTGTTAATCTTAAAACACCTAACTTGCAAAAAATTTCAGTTAATCAGCTAAAATCTCCAgaaattgaacaaaaaaattcagaacAGAAAACTCCTGCGGTAATTCCACAAAAGATTCCAATAGTTCATCAAAGAACTCCGCTGATCCAACAAAAAACTCCACTGACTAAACAAAAAACTCCACTGACCAAGCAAAATATTCCATtgactaaaaataatactcCATTGACCCATCAAAAAACTCcagtaattaaagaaaaaaatttaacttcagTTCAACAAAAAACTCcagttcataaaaatttttcagttcaaCAAACTACTCCgatgtctaaaaaaaaagtagaatcaCGCaaactatttgaaaataatgaaaatagaaATGATAATGTCCAAGATGAATCTTTCAACAGTTCAAGCACTCAAAGTATTGATTGCAATGATAATTCTGAAGTAGTTTTCACCGGTGAATTCCAACGGAGCCCAGTCCTACCACGCAAACCGACTTATAAAGTAAATATAGACAATTCAATACCGAAAGAAACGATAGAAGAGCCTAGGCTTGATCGAGCCAGATTAAAACAAGTTTTAGCCAATCGACGAAACTCATTCTTCACAACTAACATTTcacaaattaacaataatccaTTCCAAAGATACCAAGCCACAAAGGCACAAATAATAAACCAGGGAGCCAGCAAAGACTACGAGCCCTATAAACCAGCAAGTCACAAGACCAGCATCGAGCCCAAGATTAATTCGTCCACCGAGCACTCAATTTTGTCTAAAGTAACACCTAGAAAAACTCCCAGGTCGCCTTATTCTTATGTACCACCTCCGATAAGAAACGCTGTAATACAGCCTCAAGTTTTGAACAACAACTCTCAGAGTTTTTTTGAATCGTCACTCTGGAGCAAAGAGAGGTCTCTATGCGCCTCCAGAACTCAGTTTTATGATTCCTTAGAggagaataaaaattcttcgCCTTCCAGTAATAAGACATTCACGGTTAAAAATTCCCCTGAGATTATTATGAGCAATAAGAATGGAAACCGAAAGCTGATTGTCAATAAAGGTGGTACTGATGTAACTCTCACCACTAGACCACGTTGTGGATCACTGCAAGTGCTCAAAGATACTTTGGATCGTGTAACTGACTTGGTAAAGTCTTCGactcatataaataattcgtCATCGCAGTCGCTGACGTCGCCTGAGAATTTCAAAGACTTTGAAAAATACGATGAAGCTCACGATGCTCTGCACTCTCCAGAGTCTGTTTTTGAGGAGctttataaattgaatgacAATGTTGATGAAGAAATACGTCCGATAGAGAGGTCTGTCAGCGCTGGTACTTTTACAATggagattgaaaaattttacagtaaTAGTGACGAAGATTTGAAATGTCAGAAAAATCAACAGGTTGCAGAGAGTTCTGAGCAACGTCCATCTCCAACTTTGGTTGAAGTACAAACTGCTCTTCAGTGCGGAATTCCTATTCGCACTTGCCATGAGTATGTAGGATTTACCAGACatgaaaagaaaattgaaagcGGTAGACTTAAGATCAATGACTCTAACTCTGAtaatttaaaggaaaaaaattttaagtctgGTAATGATGACAAGGATAATTTTGAGCTGTTCGGTGATCATTTACAGAAAAATAATGAGTATATGTCTTACTCAGAAATAACTTTATCTCGCAGACGGTCATTACCGCCTGCTTTATGTCAGTTGAGAAATAATGGGAGTAATACTAGAACTGAGTCACCGTTAgctaaagaaattaataaaaaaatagacatTGCTGATGGGGCTGTTGAAGACTTTTATATTGACGATGAGTTTACTGAGAATATCCTTGCACCAAATATGCTTCTTTCTTACAGAAACTCAACCACTGACAACGGTATAAgcggagaaaattttcaaatagaTCAAACtgagattatttaa
- the LOC123268485 gene encoding probable serine/threonine-protein kinase DDB_G0288147 isoform X2, translating to MSDLIDELINSIDTSSDYDSSSSLSSLLSYSSNEYNYCYNNRLRKKTSRRRTYIIGTSIRVRNKQSQSDAYRTAFQAFLDRRRNPADPGFINNTSEKGHTNNTSILWKKNYENTAKNIDESEFSSDLVTICEIPYASPSEIFEIGWVAGTEDRNIEVLYAEWHNIKVSLRRHLNGECKNAIKADIKILSEIRHPNIVLLMGTTHTVNHNIAAVCEPIDCTLHHYLHEQFQQISIQEIVKNIEQLAAALKYVHMRGYVHSAINSHFVFLTSNRVIKLGGWELAVDINKITVDARKYEDCLRAEIFRWQAPELFNRQKPTTATDVYGLALLVWEMATMTEPWADLNKEELEHQYLQLKRGIMTRNNHFPPQLQNLLESGLQLDVNKRTLDMMKMSRYLQRLEMQYENQKPLYVDQSLVNTNTINDFSYLSESSIITSNTSPNILRSISISSYNPQQVIVNLKTPNLQKISVNQLKSPEIEQKNSEQKTPAVIPQKIPIVHQRTPLIQQKTPLTKQNTPLTHQKTPVIKEKNLTSVQQKTPVHKNFSVQQTTPMSKKKVESRKLFENNENRNDNVQDESFNSSSTQSIDCNDNSEVVFTGEFQRSPVLPRKPTYKVNIDNSIPKETIEEPRLDRARLKQVLANRRNSFFTTNISQINNNPFQRYQATKAQIINQGASKDYEPYKPASHKTSIEPKINSSTEHSILSKVTPRKTPRSPYSYVPPPIRNAVIQPQVLNNNSQSFFESSLWSKERSLCASRTQFYDSLEENKNSSPSSNKTFTVKNSPEIIMSNKNGNRKLIVNKGGTDVTLTTRPRCGSLQVLKDTLDRVTDLVKSSTHINNSSSQSLTSPENFKDFEKYDEAHDALHSPESVFEELYKLNDNVDEEIRPIERSVSAGTFTMEIEKFYSNSDEDLKCQKNQQVAESSEQRPSPTLVEVQTALQCGIPIRTCHEYVGFTRHEKKIESGRLKINDSNSDNLKEKNFKSGNDDKDNFELFGDHLQKNNEYMSYSEITLSRRRSLPPALCQLRNNGSNTRTESPLAKEINKKIDIADGAVEDFYIDDEFTENILAPNMLLSYRNSTTDNGISGENFQIDQTEII from the exons atgtctgATTTAATTGACGAGCTGATAAATTCAATTGACACTTCATCAGATTATGATTCATCTTCATCTTTATCTTCTTTGCTGTCATATTCTTCCaatgaatataattattgttataacaatcgtttgagaaaaaaaacttcacGCCGTCGGACTTATATTATTGGAACGTCGATCCGCGTTAGAAATAAACAGAGTCagag TGATGCCTACCGTACAGCATTCCAAGCATTTTTGGACCGCCGTCGCAATCCAGCGGATCCAGGATTCATCAACAACACCTCAGAAAAAGGACATACAAATAACACATCAATTTTGTGgaaaaaaaactacgaaaacACAGCCAAGAATATTGATGAGAGTGAATTTTCATCGGACTTGGTGACTATCTGTGAAATTCCATACGCATCTCCGTCAGAAATATTTGAAATAGGCTGGGTAGCTGGTACCGAGGACCGCAATATTGAAGTGTTATACGCAGAGTGgcataatataaaagtctcaTTACGCAGACATCTCAATGGTGAGTGTAAGAATGCTATAAAAGctgatataaaaattctcaGTGAAATACGGCATCCAAATATTGTGCTACTGATGGGTACAACGCACACTGTCAATCACAATATCGCTGCTGTTTGTGAACCGATTGATTGTACACTCCACCATTATCTCCACGAGCAGTTTCAACAGATTTCTATCCAAGAGATCGTTAAAAACATAGAACAGCTCGCCGCAGCTTTGAAATACGTCCACATGCGAGGATACGTTCATTCTGCTATTAATTCACACTTTGTCTTCCTGACATCGAATAGAGTTATCAAGCTCGGTGGCTGGGAGCTTGCTGTAGATATTAATAAA ATTACTGTCGATGCACGCAAGTATGAAGATTGCTTGAGAGCTGAGATATTTAGATGGCAAGCACCAGAACTTTTTAACCGTCAGAAACCCACCACGGCTACTGATGTTTATGGACTGGCGCTACTTGTCTGGGAAATGGCTACGATGACTGAACCTTGGGCGgatttaaataaagaagagCTTGAACATCAGTATCTTCAATTAAAGCGAGGTATAATGACTCGTAATAATCACTTTCCTCCTCAGCTTCAAAATTTACTGGAATCTGGATTGCAATTGGACGTAAACAAAAGGACACTTGATATGATGAAGATGAGCCGGTATTTGCAGAGACTTGAGATGCAGTATGAAAATCAAAAGCCGCTTTATGTTGATCAGTCTTTGGTTAATACCAATACAATTAATGATTTCAGTTATTTGTCTGAATCTTCAATAATTACTTCCAATACGTCACCAAATATTCTTCGGTCGATATCAATTTCTTCGTATAATCCGCAACAAGTAATTGTTAATCTTAAAACACCTAACTTGCAAAAAATTTCAGTTAATCAGCTAAAATCTCCAgaaattgaacaaaaaaattcagaacAGAAAACTCCTGCGGTAATTCCACAAAAGATTCCAATAGTTCATCAAAGAACTCCGCTGATCCAACAAAAAACTCCACTGACTAAACAA aatactcCATTGACCCATCAAAAAACTCcagtaattaaagaaaaaaatttaacttcagTTCAACAAAAAACTCcagttcataaaaatttttcagttcaaCAAACTACTCCgatgtctaaaaaaaaagtagaatcaCGCaaactatttgaaaataatgaaaatagaaATGATAATGTCCAAGATGAATCTTTCAACAGTTCAAGCACTCAAAGTATTGATTGCAATGATAATTCTGAAGTAGTTTTCACCGGTGAATTCCAACGGAGCCCAGTCCTACCACGCAAACCGACTTATAAAGTAAATATAGACAATTCAATACCGAAAGAAACGATAGAAGAGCCTAGGCTTGATCGAGCCAGATTAAAACAAGTTTTAGCCAATCGACGAAACTCATTCTTCACAACTAACATTTcacaaattaacaataatccaTTCCAAAGATACCAAGCCACAAAGGCACAAATAATAAACCAGGGAGCCAGCAAAGACTACGAGCCCTATAAACCAGCAAGTCACAAGACCAGCATCGAGCCCAAGATTAATTCGTCCACCGAGCACTCAATTTTGTCTAAAGTAACACCTAGAAAAACTCCCAGGTCGCCTTATTCTTATGTACCACCTCCGATAAGAAACGCTGTAATACAGCCTCAAGTTTTGAACAACAACTCTCAGAGTTTTTTTGAATCGTCACTCTGGAGCAAAGAGAGGTCTCTATGCGCCTCCAGAACTCAGTTTTATGATTCCTTAGAggagaataaaaattcttcgCCTTCCAGTAATAAGACATTCACGGTTAAAAATTCCCCTGAGATTATTATGAGCAATAAGAATGGAAACCGAAAGCTGATTGTCAATAAAGGTGGTACTGATGTAACTCTCACCACTAGACCACGTTGTGGATCACTGCAAGTGCTCAAAGATACTTTGGATCGTGTAACTGACTTGGTAAAGTCTTCGactcatataaataattcgtCATCGCAGTCGCTGACGTCGCCTGAGAATTTCAAAGACTTTGAAAAATACGATGAAGCTCACGATGCTCTGCACTCTCCAGAGTCTGTTTTTGAGGAGctttataaattgaatgacAATGTTGATGAAGAAATACGTCCGATAGAGAGGTCTGTCAGCGCTGGTACTTTTACAATggagattgaaaaattttacagtaaTAGTGACGAAGATTTGAAATGTCAGAAAAATCAACAGGTTGCAGAGAGTTCTGAGCAACGTCCATCTCCAACTTTGGTTGAAGTACAAACTGCTCTTCAGTGCGGAATTCCTATTCGCACTTGCCATGAGTATGTAGGATTTACCAGACatgaaaagaaaattgaaagcGGTAGACTTAAGATCAATGACTCTAACTCTGAtaatttaaaggaaaaaaattttaagtctgGTAATGATGACAAGGATAATTTTGAGCTGTTCGGTGATCATTTACAGAAAAATAATGAGTATATGTCTTACTCAGAAATAACTTTATCTCGCAGACGGTCATTACCGCCTGCTTTATGTCAGTTGAGAAATAATGGGAGTAATACTAGAACTGAGTCACCGTTAgctaaagaaattaataaaaaaatagacatTGCTGATGGGGCTGTTGAAGACTTTTATATTGACGATGAGTTTACTGAGAATATCCTTGCACCAAATATGCTTCTTTCTTACAGAAACTCAACCACTGACAACGGTATAAgcggagaaaattttcaaatagaTCAAACtgagattatttaa